A stretch of Plutella xylostella chromosome 10, ilPluXylo3.1, whole genome shotgun sequence DNA encodes these proteins:
- the LOC105390358 gene encoding zinc carboxypeptidase produces the protein MSRDQYLSCYSIFYRVITQEKALSGRSRNFGWKAYYDINDIYKYLRNMSKTYPEWASTVVGGRSYEGREILGLRIDTPTKRGPGKPAIFIESGIHAREWITPATTTYFINQLLTSNDPNITALRDSFDWHIFPSVNPDGYHYSYYIDRMWRKTRSRSPNGCFGADPNRNWDHNWNTAGSTSNPCDYQTYAGSKPFSEVETRTLASYIAGVENLQGYLGFHADAQMLLVPYSDSKEHCDNYDDLIQVGKTSLDYGYRVNKEKYEGPGTAAELLYPASGGSMDWVRQALGTPLVYTYELRGYYFSWPPSRIYEQGDEVTQMILGLAVEAGRLGYFR, from the exons ATGTCTCGTGATCAA TATCTAAGTtgttatagtattttttacagAGTGATAACGCAGGAAAAAGCTTTGTCCGGAAGGAGCAGAAATTTCGGTTGGAAAGCGTACTACGATATCAATGAT ATTTACAAATACCTGCGCAACATGAGCAAGACGTATCCGGAGTGGGCGTCGACGGTGGTGGGCGGGCGCAGCTACGAGGGCCGCGAGATCCTCGGCCTGCGCATCGACACGCCCACAAAGCGGGGACCAGGGAAACCCGCCATCTTCATCGAGTCTG GTATCCACGCCCGGGAATGGATTACTCCAGCAACGACCACCTACTTCATAAACCAGCTGCTCACCAGCAACGACCCTAACATCACAGCACTAAGGGACAGTTTTGACTGGCACATCTTCCCTTCTGTCAACCCTGATGGATACCATTACAGTTATTACATT GATCGCATGTGGAGGAAGACCAGATCCAGGTCACCAAACGGATGCTTCGGCGCAGACCCCAACAGGAACTGGGACCACAACTGGAACA CTGCGGGCTCAACTAGCAACCCGTGTGACTACCAAACGTACGCGGGCTCCAAGCCGTTCTCCGAGGTGGAGACTCGCACCCTGGCCTCGTACATCGCCGGCGTGGAGAACCTGCAGGGCTACCTGGGCTTCCACGCCGACGCGCAGATGCTGCTCGTGCCCTACTCCGACTCCAAGGAACATTGCGATAACTATGATGACTTG ATTCAAGTGGGTAAGACGTCGCTAGATTACGGATACAGAGTGAACAAAGAGAAATATGAAGGACCAGGGACTGCGGCTGAGTTATTAT ACCCGGCATCAGGCGGCAGCATGGACTGGGTGCGGCAGGCGCTGGGCACCCCCCTGGTGTACACCTACGAGCTGCGAGGGTACTACTTCTCGTGGCCGCCGAGCCGCATCTACGAGCAGGGCGACGAGGTCACGCAGATGATCCTGGGGCTGGCCGTCGAGGCCGGCAGGCTTGGGTACTTCAGATAA
- the LOC125489115 gene encoding uncharacterized protein LOC125489115 yields the protein MNWIVLFFTLGVVLADPNRNEYKSYKNFKVFDVTGNNLEALRDFRNHIETEEADGDDKSVFVVGGRGRLQVLLHEARLETFHAALQQHNLTATLVYEDFSE from the exons ATGAATTGgattgtgttattttttactttaggAGTAGTTTTAGCAGATCCTAATAGAAATGAATATAAATCTTACAAAAATTTCAAAGTTTTTGATGTTACAGGAAACAATTTGGAAGCTTTAAGGGATTTCAGAAATCATATCGAAACAGAAGAG GCTGATGGCGATGACAAGAGCGTGTTCGTGGTGGGCGGGCGGGGCCGGCTGCAGGTGCTGCTTCACGAGGCGCGGCTGGAGACCTTCCACGCCGCCCTGCAGCAGCACAACCTCACCGCCACGCTCGTTTACGAAGACTTTTCGGAGTAA